CCCTTGCCCACCGGATAACGGGTCTTGGGCCGCGCCGCTGTAGCAGCGTGGACAATGGCCTCGGCGATGACTTCCGGATGCGTTGACATGCTTGATCCTTCGGTTGATGCCAGCGCCGCGGCCACGACTTTGGCTTGATCCCGGTACGGTCCGTGGCCTGACGTTGCCAGCAGGCTCTCGCCCGAGATGCCGCCCCACTCGGTCTGCGTGCCGGCCGGTTCGATGATCGACACGTTGATGCCGTGGGGCTTGAGCTCGAGGCGCAGCGAATCACTGAGCCCTTCCACGGCGAACTTCGTGGCGTGGTACCAGGCACCCAGCGGCTCATACATCTTGCCGCCGATGGAGGACACGTTGATGATCCTGCCCCGGGCGGCCGCACGCATGGCGGGCAGAACCAACTGGGTCATGCGCGCCAGGCCAAACACGTTGACGTCGAACTGCCGGCGGCCTTCGGCCAGATCCACTTCCTCCAGGGAACCGTAGGACCCGTAGCCGGCGTTGTTCACCAGGACGTCTATTCGGCCGTGGGCTTCAAGGATGGTGCCCACGGCCGCCTCCATAGATGCCTCGTCCGTGACATCCAGGCCCAGCACCTCCACGCCGAATGCTTTCAGCGGCTCCATCTTGTCCACCCGCCGAGCCCCGGCGTACACAGCGAATCCGTGTTCGCTGAGCTTTTTGGCGGCTTCGAAGCCGATGCCGGTGGATGCACCGGTGACAAGCGCGACTGGCTGGGACATGTGCTGCACTCCTTGGCATGGGCAAGCATTCGGAACCGGCCACGACGTTACGACAACGGCCGGCGCCTCCAGAGTAGCGGGGAGGCGCCGGCGCTTAATGTCACCGGTGGTGTGAGTGCCGGTGTGGCGTTGAAGCTAGTGGGTGTCCACTGCCTCGATTTCGGACTTGTCCTCGCCCCACAGGGTGTGGAACGTACCCTCTGCGTCAACACGGCCGTAGGTGTGCGCACCGAAGAGGTCGCGCTGGCCCTGGATCACAGCGGCCGGCAGGCGCTTGCGGCGCAGGCCGTCGTAGTAAGCCAGCGAGGAGGAGAACACCGGTACGGGGATGCCCAGCTGCACGGCCGTGGCAACTACACGGCGCCATGCCGGCAGGACCTCGGCGATGGCCTTGGTGAAGGCCGGAGCGAACAGCAGGTTGGCCGGCTTATCCTCCGCGGCGTACGCCTTGGTGATTTCCTTCAGCAGTTCCGCACGGATGATGCAGCCGCCGCGCCACAGCGAGGCGATCTCGTCCAGCTTCAGGTCCCAGCCGTATTCCTTGGCTGCGGAGGTCAGCATGTCCAGGCCCTGGGCGTAGGAAACCAGCTTGGAGGCGTACAGCGCCTGGCGAACGTCTTCGACGAAGGTTTCCGGAACCTCGACGGCGATTTCCTCGCCGGCGAGCAGTTCCTGGGCCAGCTTGCGCTGTTCGGCCTGGGACGAAAGCGCACGGGCGAAGACCGATTCGGCGATGCCCGACGTCGGGGATCCCAGCTCGAGGGCGGAGATGACCGTCCAGCGGCCGGTGCCCTTCTGGCCGGCCGCGTCCACGACGACGTCGACGAACGGCTTGCCCGTGCGGGTGTCGACGTGGCCGAGGACCTCGGCGGAGATTTCGATCAGGAAGGAGGCGAGCTCGCCCTTGTTCCACTCGGCGAAAATCTTGGACTGCTCGGCCGGTTCTATGCCCGCGCCGGAGCGCAGCAGGTCGAAGGCTTCGCCGATGACCTGCATATCGGCGTACTCGATGCCGTTGTGGACCATCTTGACGAAGTGGCCGGCGCCGTCGGTGCCGATCCAGGCGCAGCAGGGCTGGCCGTCAACGTGGGCGGCGATCTTTTCCAGCAGCGGTCCGAGGGCGTCATAGGACTCCTTGGATCCGCCGGGCATGATGGACGGGCCGTTCAGGGCGCCTTCCTCACCGCCGGAGACACCGATGCCCACGAAGTGCAGGTCCTTCTTGGCGAGGGCGGCTTCGCGGCGGCGGGTGTCCTCGTAGTGCGAGTTGCCGGCGTCGATGATGATGTCGCCTGCTTCCAGCAGGGGTTCAAGCTGCTCGATCACGGAGTCAACCGGCTTGCCGGCCTTGACCATGATGAGTACGCGGCGGGGCTTCTCCAGGGAATCCACAAGCTCCTGGAGGGTTTCGGTACGCACGAAGTCGCCGTCGTGTCCGTGCTTTTCCAGCAGCGCGTCAGTCTTCTCAACAGACCTGTTGTGCAGGGCAACGGTGAAGCCGTTACGGGCCAGGTTGCGGGCGAGGTTGGCCCCCATCACCGCAAGGCCGGTGACACCGATGTGTGCTGACATCAAAACTCCAATTCATTTCTGTGCAACGTGTGCATTCTGTTCCGCACTTCCTGCGGAACACGCTTTAGAACCAGTGGCTGTCAATAAACCATATGTATTTCCGCGGACAACGGGAAAGTTGCGCCCACGTTTTGGAAGGCGGCGCGTCATAAAACAGTCTATGATGCCGCCAGCGTTCCTCCCGGCCCGGCGGTTAGGGCCCCGGTCACGGATGGTGCATGCACAGGACGGCGGGCCGGCCCGATTATGCTTACGACTATGTCAACCAGCCTCCATCATCGCGCCATCGAACACCTGGGAACCCGTATCGTGGGCGGCGCCCTGCCTACGGGCCACGTGATGCTGGCTGAGCAGCTCGAAGACGAACTGAAGGTCTCCCGCTCCGTGGTCCGCGAAGCTGTCCGCGTCCTGCAGTCCCTCGGCCTGGTAGAAACCATCAAGCGCGTGGGAATCCGGGTGCTCCCGGCCAGCCGCTGGAATCCCTTCGATCCCCTCGTCATCCGCTGGCGCCTGGCCGGCGACGGTCGCGGCGCGCAACTGAGGTCCCTCGCGGAGCTGCGCTCCGCCGTCGAACCTGTCGCCGCCGAACTGGCGGCCGCAAACGCCCCCCAGGACCTCCGGAAGGAACTCCTCGACGTTTCGCTGGCCATGCGCGATGCCGGCCAGGCTGGCAACGTGGCGG
This genomic window from Arthrobacter sp. 24S4-2 contains:
- a CDS encoding oxidoreductase, whose product is MSQPVALVTGASTGIGFEAAKKLSEHGFAVYAGARRVDKMEPLKAFGVEVLGLDVTDEASMEAAVGTILEAHGRIDVLVNNAGYGSYGSLEEVDLAEGRRQFDVNVFGLARMTQLVLPAMRAAARGRIINVSSIGGKMYEPLGAWYHATKFAVEGLSDSLRLELKPHGINVSIIEPAGTQTEWGGISGESLLATSGHGPYRDQAKVVAAALASTEGSSMSTHPEVIAEAIVHAATAARPKTRYPVGKGARAIVTLRRLLPDRVFDVVFWAIYQRLGR
- the gndA gene encoding NADP-dependent phosphogluconate dehydrogenase, giving the protein MSAHIGVTGLAVMGANLARNLARNGFTVALHNRSVEKTDALLEKHGHDGDFVRTETLQELVDSLEKPRRVLIMVKAGKPVDSVIEQLEPLLEAGDIIIDAGNSHYEDTRRREAALAKKDLHFVGIGVSGGEEGALNGPSIMPGGSKESYDALGPLLEKIAAHVDGQPCCAWIGTDGAGHFVKMVHNGIEYADMQVIGEAFDLLRSGAGIEPAEQSKIFAEWNKGELASFLIEISAEVLGHVDTRTGKPFVDVVVDAAGQKGTGRWTVISALELGSPTSGIAESVFARALSSQAEQRKLAQELLAGEEIAVEVPETFVEDVRQALYASKLVSYAQGLDMLTSAAKEYGWDLKLDEIASLWRGGCIIRAELLKEITKAYAAEDKPANLLFAPAFTKAIAEVLPAWRRVVATAVQLGIPVPVFSSSLAYYDGLRRKRLPAAVIQGQRDLFGAHTYGRVDAEGTFHTLWGEDKSEIEAVDTH
- a CDS encoding FadR/GntR family transcriptional regulator yields the protein MSTSLHHRAIEHLGTRIVGGALPTGHVMLAEQLEDELKVSRSVVREAVRVLQSLGLVETIKRVGIRVLPASRWNPFDPLVIRWRLAGDGRGAQLRSLAELRSAVEPVAAELAAANAPQDLRKELLDVSLAMRDAGQAGNVAEFLELDIHFHSLLLTGSGNEMFANLVGQVAETLTGRTVHGLMPDHPRETALQWHVDVAEAIAAGDTEGAREASSRIMRETITEMEASWRDQPRVFIPLQPG